One genomic region from Cellulomonas hominis encodes:
- a CDS encoding phosphoglyceromutase has translation MTYTLVLLRHGESEWNAKNLFTGWVDVALSEKGVAEAKRGGTLLTDAGVLPDVVHTSLLRRAITTANYALDAADRLWIPVKRSWRLNERHYGALQGKDKKQTLQEYGEEQFMLWRRSYDVPPPDIELGSEFSQDSDARYAGEPIPRAEALKQVLDRALPYWQSDIVPDLQAGKTTLVAAHGNSIRAIVKYLDDVDDATIAGINIPTGIPLVYHLDEETLKPTNPGGTYLDPAAAAEAIAAVANQGR, from the coding sequence ATGACCTACACCCTCGTTCTGCTCCGCCACGGCGAGAGCGAATGGAACGCCAAGAACCTGTTCACCGGCTGGGTCGACGTCGCGCTGTCCGAGAAGGGCGTCGCGGAGGCCAAGCGCGGCGGCACCCTGCTGACCGACGCGGGCGTGCTCCCGGACGTCGTGCACACCTCGCTGCTGCGCCGCGCGATCACCACCGCGAACTACGCGCTCGACGCCGCCGACCGCCTCTGGATCCCGGTCAAGCGGTCGTGGCGCCTGAACGAGCGGCACTACGGCGCGCTCCAGGGCAAGGACAAGAAGCAGACGCTGCAGGAGTACGGCGAGGAGCAGTTCATGCTGTGGCGCCGCTCCTACGACGTGCCGCCGCCGGACATCGAGCTCGGCTCGGAGTTCTCGCAGGACAGCGACGCCCGGTACGCCGGCGAGCCGATCCCGCGCGCCGAGGCCCTCAAGCAGGTGCTCGACCGCGCGCTGCCGTACTGGCAGTCGGACATCGTCCCGGACCTGCAGGCCGGCAAGACCACCCTGGTGGCCGCGCACGGCAACTCGATCCGCGCGATCGTCAAGTACCTCGACGACGTGGACGACGCGACGATCGCCGGGATCAACATCCCGACGGGCATCCCGCTGGTGTACCACCTGGACGAGGAGACCCTGAAGCCCACGAACCCGGGCGGCACGTACCTCGACCCCGCCGCGGCCGCCGAGGCCATCGCCGCGGTCGCCAACCAGGGTCGCTGA
- a CDS encoding nitroreductase family deazaflavin-dependent oxidoreductase gives MGPILPHARAERRGTFDPRNSVASGGVVADMPITGEYVPSPDSRTREQVELYESSGGTRGTTMRGMPVVVLTMLGASSGKVRKIPLMRVEHDGAYAAVASLGGAPQHPVWYRNLLAHPRLELQDGPVKGEYVAREVTGAERDLWWERAVAAYPDYADYQTRTDRVIPVLVLEPVAPGA, from the coding sequence ATGGGTCCCATCCTGCCGCACGCGCGCGCGGAGCGTCGGGGGACGTTCGACCCCCGGAACAGCGTGGCCTCCGGCGGCGTTGTCGCGGACATGCCGATCACCGGAGAGTACGTCCCGAGCCCCGACAGCAGGACCCGCGAGCAGGTGGAGCTCTACGAGAGCTCCGGCGGGACCCGCGGCACCACCATGCGCGGCATGCCCGTCGTCGTGCTGACCATGCTGGGCGCGTCGTCGGGCAAGGTCCGCAAGATCCCGCTGATGCGCGTGGAGCACGACGGCGCCTACGCCGCGGTCGCGTCCCTCGGCGGGGCGCCGCAGCACCCCGTCTGGTACCGCAACCTGCTCGCGCACCCGCGCCTCGAGCTGCAGGACGGCCCCGTCAAGGGCGAGTACGTGGCCCGCGAGGTCACCGGCGCCGAGCGCGACCTGTGGTGGGAGCGGGCCGTCGCGGCGTACCCGGACTACGCGGACTACCAGACGAGGACCGACCGGGTGATCCCGGTCCTGGTCCTGGAGCCGGTCGCCCCGGGGGCCTGA
- the mshA gene encoding D-inositol-3-phosphate glycosyltransferase, whose protein sequence is MGGARSPSSAGVPVPQQRIAMLSVHTSPLDQPGTGDAGGMNVYIAELSRALSRRGAAVEIFTRATSSALPETVPLDAGDDRVLVHHVPAGPYGGLDKNDLPGQLCAMTAGVLRLGAARPAGWFDVVHAHYWLSGHVGWLAAERWDVPLVHTMHTMARVKNAALAPGDTPEPATRVIGEEQVVAAADALVASTAEEAHDLVGMYDADPERVHVVAPGVDLRTFRPRDDRDALRRALGLPVDRDVVLFAGRVQPLKAPDVLVRALGVLRATGRPLPLLVVLGGPSGRASALQELRALAVTEGVADHVLFRPPVTRPELARWFAAADLVAMPSRSESFGLVAVEAQAAGTPVVASAVGGLRSVVHDGVSGRQVRGHDPAVWADVLAASLADPAARGAWRTGARRVAERYGWDATAEQVLKVYAMAQERRTRARLAG, encoded by the coding sequence ATGGGAGGAGCCCGTAGCCCGTCGTCCGCAGGAGTCCCCGTGCCGCAGCAGCGCATCGCCATGCTGTCGGTGCACACCTCCCCGCTGGACCAGCCGGGCACCGGGGACGCCGGCGGCATGAACGTCTACATCGCCGAGCTGTCCCGCGCGCTGTCCCGCCGCGGCGCGGCCGTCGAGATCTTCACGCGCGCGACGTCGTCCGCCCTGCCCGAGACGGTGCCGCTCGACGCCGGCGACGACCGGGTCCTCGTGCACCACGTCCCCGCCGGCCCGTACGGCGGCCTGGACAAGAACGACCTGCCCGGCCAGCTCTGCGCGATGACCGCCGGCGTGCTGCGGCTCGGTGCCGCCCGGCCGGCCGGCTGGTTCGACGTCGTGCACGCGCACTACTGGCTGTCCGGCCACGTCGGCTGGCTCGCCGCCGAGCGCTGGGACGTGCCGCTGGTGCACACCATGCACACGATGGCCCGCGTGAAGAACGCCGCGCTCGCGCCCGGCGACACCCCGGAGCCGGCGACCCGGGTCATCGGCGAGGAGCAGGTGGTCGCCGCGGCCGACGCGCTCGTCGCGAGCACCGCGGAGGAGGCGCACGACCTGGTCGGGATGTACGACGCCGACCCCGAGCGGGTGCACGTCGTGGCTCCCGGGGTCGACCTGCGGACGTTCCGGCCGCGGGACGACCGGGACGCGCTGCGCCGGGCGCTCGGCCTGCCGGTGGACCGCGACGTCGTGCTGTTCGCCGGCCGGGTGCAGCCGCTCAAGGCGCCGGACGTCCTGGTGCGGGCGCTCGGGGTGCTGCGTGCCACCGGGCGGCCGCTGCCGCTGCTCGTCGTGCTCGGCGGGCCCAGCGGGCGGGCGTCCGCGCTGCAGGAGCTCCGGGCGCTCGCGGTGACCGAGGGCGTCGCGGACCACGTGCTGTTCCGCCCGCCGGTGACCCGCCCGGAGCTCGCGCGGTGGTTCGCCGCCGCGGACCTCGTCGCCATGCCGTCGCGGTCGGAGTCGTTCGGGCTGGTCGCGGTCGAGGCGCAGGCGGCGGGGACGCCCGTGGTCGCCTCGGCGGTCGGCGGGCTGCGGTCCGTCGTGCACGACGGGGTGTCCGGGCGGCAGGTCCGCGGGCACGACCCCGCCGTGTGGGCGGACGTGCTGGCGGCGTCGCTGGCGGACCCGGCGGCGCGCGGGGCGTGGCGCACCGGCGCCCGGCGGGTCGCGGAGCGCTACGGCTGGGACGCGACGGCCGAGCAGGTGCTCAAGGTGTACGCGATGGCCCAGGAGCGCCGCACCCGCGCGCGCCTCGCGGGCTGA
- a CDS encoding sugar porter family MFS transporter: MSRPAGAGPRRTLPPLLPGPHLRRLDVITVVATFGGLLFGYDTGVINGALDPMVADLGLTPATEGLVTSSLLVGAALGALVCGRLADRMGRRRTLVVLAVVFFLGALGSVVAPSFEVMVPMRLVLGAAVGGASVTVPVYLAELAPTERRGAITGRNEIAIVVGQLAAFVVNAVIGTLWSDHPGVWRYMLAVQAVPAVALFAGMLRMPESPRWLLGRGREDEALAVLRQVRDPQRAAAELLEVRALVAQERAEAAVAGGGWAELRLPWVRRLVLIGVGVAVVNQLGGINAVMYYGTQLLRQTGFSGDVALVANVLNGVFSVLGMLIGLRVINRVTRRALLLTGLTGIIASHLMIALCSAALPEGTARSVAVTLFLVLFVGFNQASVGLVCWVVLAELFPLRVRGFAIGLCVFWNWTANAVISGFFPSVVAGIGVNGTFLAFAGLNVLSWLFVRYVLPETRDRSLEQLEEDFRAARA; the protein is encoded by the coding sequence GTGAGCCGCCCGGCCGGGGCCGGCCCGCGCCGCACCCTGCCGCCCCTGCTGCCGGGCCCGCACCTGCGGCGGCTCGACGTCATCACCGTCGTCGCCACGTTCGGCGGCCTGCTGTTCGGCTACGACACCGGCGTCATCAACGGCGCGCTGGACCCGATGGTCGCCGACCTCGGGCTCACGCCGGCGACCGAGGGCCTGGTCACGTCCAGCCTGCTGGTCGGCGCCGCGCTCGGGGCGCTGGTCTGCGGGCGGCTCGCGGACCGGATGGGCCGGCGGCGGACCCTCGTCGTGCTCGCGGTCGTGTTCTTCCTCGGCGCGCTCGGCAGCGTCGTCGCCCCGTCGTTCGAGGTGATGGTGCCGATGCGCCTGGTGCTCGGCGCCGCGGTGGGCGGGGCGTCCGTCACGGTGCCGGTCTACCTCGCGGAGCTCGCGCCCACCGAGCGGCGCGGCGCGATCACGGGCCGGAACGAGATCGCCATCGTCGTCGGTCAGCTCGCCGCGTTCGTGGTGAACGCGGTCATCGGCACCCTCTGGTCGGACCACCCCGGGGTGTGGCGGTACATGCTCGCGGTGCAGGCCGTGCCCGCGGTGGCGCTGTTCGCGGGGATGCTGCGGATGCCCGAGTCGCCGCGCTGGCTGCTCGGCCGGGGGCGCGAGGACGAGGCGCTCGCGGTGCTGCGCCAGGTGCGCGACCCGCAGCGCGCGGCGGCCGAGCTGCTCGAGGTCCGCGCGCTGGTGGCGCAGGAGCGCGCCGAGGCGGCCGTCGCCGGCGGGGGCTGGGCGGAGCTGCGGCTGCCCTGGGTCCGGCGGCTCGTGCTCATCGGGGTCGGCGTCGCCGTCGTCAACCAGCTGGGCGGCATCAACGCCGTCATGTACTACGGCACCCAGCTGCTGCGGCAGACCGGGTTCTCCGGGGACGTCGCGCTGGTCGCCAACGTGCTGAACGGCGTGTTCTCGGTGCTCGGCATGCTCATCGGCCTGCGGGTCATCAACCGGGTCACGCGCCGCGCGCTGCTGCTGACCGGCCTGACCGGGATCATCGCGTCGCACCTGATGATCGCCCTGTGCTCCGCCGCCCTCCCCGAGGGGACCGCGCGGTCGGTGGCCGTGACGCTGTTCCTGGTGCTGTTCGTCGGGTTCAACCAGGCGTCGGTCGGGCTGGTGTGCTGGGTGGTGCTCGCGGAGCTGTTCCCCCTGCGGGTGCGCGGCTTCGCGATCGGGCTGTGCGTGTTCTGGAACTGGACCGCGAACGCGGTGATCTCCGGCTTCTTCCCGTCCGTGGTCGCGGGGATCGGGGTGAACGGCACGTTCCTCGCGTTCGCCGGGCTGAACGTGCTGTCGTGGCTGTTCGTCCGGTACGTGCTGCCCGAGACCCGGGACCGGTCGCTCGAGCAGCTGGAGGAGGACTTCCGGGCCGCCCGCGCCTGA
- a CDS encoding lactonase family protein: MTEHLRDLWIGTYPSAGAGTPVGTGEGIWRVGLETDSGRLGEPVLVATAPAPSFLAVDRAAGLLLAVGEDDAGTVSAFRTGTADGRPALTPAGTATSGGAHPCHVLLDPAGRVAYVANYTSGTLAVLERGPDGLVGDEPVQLFGHAGSGPDADRQEGPHAHFVALAPGGSHVLVTDLGTDEIRRYRRDPETGRLAEDGIAATLRPGAGPRHLVFSADGRVAYVACELDVTVAVLAWDAARATGRVVQHVPAAEDGSRPGERPLPSHIDRLGDRLLVATRGADVLATFAPAPDGTLAPAGQVRLPGAWPRHFAVVEGWTVVADQEGGSLTVVRDGDVVSRVALPAPACVVPA, translated from the coding sequence GTGACGGAGCACCTGCGCGACCTGTGGATCGGCACCTACCCCTCGGCCGGCGCGGGGACCCCTGTCGGGACGGGCGAGGGGATCTGGCGGGTGGGCCTCGAGACCGACTCCGGCCGGCTGGGCGAGCCCGTGCTGGTCGCCACCGCGCCCGCCCCGTCGTTCCTGGCCGTCGACCGCGCGGCGGGCCTGCTGCTCGCCGTCGGCGAGGACGACGCCGGCACGGTCTCCGCGTTCCGCACGGGCACCGCCGACGGCCGGCCGGCGCTGACCCCCGCCGGCACCGCGACCTCCGGCGGCGCGCACCCGTGCCACGTGCTGCTCGACCCCGCGGGCCGCGTCGCGTACGTCGCGAACTACACGTCCGGCACCCTCGCGGTCCTCGAGCGCGGACCGGACGGCCTGGTCGGCGACGAGCCGGTCCAGCTGTTCGGGCACGCCGGCTCCGGCCCGGACGCCGACCGCCAGGAGGGGCCGCACGCCCACTTCGTCGCGCTCGCGCCCGGCGGGTCGCACGTGCTGGTCACCGACCTCGGCACCGACGAGATCCGCCGCTACCGCCGCGACCCGGAGACCGGGCGCCTGGCGGAGGACGGGATCGCCGCGACCCTGCGCCCCGGCGCCGGCCCCCGGCACCTGGTGTTCTCCGCGGACGGCCGCGTCGCCTACGTCGCGTGCGAGCTCGACGTGACCGTCGCCGTGCTGGCCTGGGACGCCGCGCGTGCGACCGGCCGCGTCGTGCAGCACGTCCCGGCCGCGGAGGACGGCTCGCGCCCCGGCGAGCGGCCGCTGCCGTCGCACATCGACCGGCTCGGCGACCGGCTGCTCGTCGCCACCCGCGGCGCGGACGTGCTCGCGACGTTCGCCCCGGCCCCCGACGGCACGCTCGCGCCCGCCGGCCAGGTCCGGCTGCCCGGCGCGTGGCCGCGGCACTTCGCCGTCGTCGAGGGCTGGACCGTCGTCGCCGACCAGGAGGGCGGCAGCCTGACGGTCGTGCGCGACGGCGACGTGGTGTCCCGGGTGGCCCTGCCCGCCCCGGCCTGCGTCGTCCCGGCGTGA